The following are from one region of the Myotis daubentonii chromosome 2, mMyoDau2.1, whole genome shotgun sequence genome:
- the LOC132226813 gene encoding plasma kallikrein-like, translated as MLTGQNAETWQKGINSEGKQTGPAGRLPSREAADGGPLSESGDPQPRSSEAAVPSGCLPQLYENVFFRGGDVTAMYTPSAHHCQVMCTFLPRCLLFSFLPASLTNGTDKRFGCFWKDSVTGALPRVPWRSAISGHSLKQCGHRISVCHSDIYERIDMRGVNFNVSKVESVEECQKRCTNNIHCKFFTYARQTFHNVEYRNNCLLKHSPSGTPTSIKVLKNVASGFSLKSCALSETGCHMNMFQRMAFSDVDVARVITPDVFVCRTICTYHPNCLFFTFYTNAWNVESQRRKRLAVKVFYLRPFGIDNPMGPLNSAGRVTTGLLWCVSHKGMLMDLPIPGDTCFEFTNTSSNNQDSTVSLRCACNPVFGEVSVFCGIKGGHIILAGLEFPQGDINDDIMLAFSFQFI; from the exons ATGTTGACAGGACAAAATGCTGAAACGTGGCAGAAAGGTATTAATAGTGAAGGCAAGCAAACagggcctgcagggaggcttcccagcaggGAGGCTGCTGACGGTGGCCCTTTGTCAGAATCAGGAGACCCTCAGCCCAGAAGCTCAGAAGCAGCTGTGCCTTCAG GATGCCTACCTCAACTGTATGAGAATGTCTTCTTCAGAGGCGGGGATGTGACGGCCATGTACACCCCGAGTGCCCATCACTGCCAGGTCATGTGCACCTTTCTCCCCAGGTGTTTGCTATTCAGTTTTCTCCCTGCAAGTTTAACTAACGGCACAGATAAAAG GTTTGGTTGCTTCTGGAAAGACAGTGTTACAGGAGCTCTGCCAAGAGTGCCATGGAGAAGTGCAATTTCTGGACATTCCTTAAAGCAATGTGGTCATCGAATAAGTG TTTGCCATAGCGACATTTATGAAAGAATTGATATGAGAGGAGTCAATTTTAATGTGTCTAAAGTTGAAAGTGTTGAAGAATGCCAAAAAAGGTGCACCAATAACATTCACTGCAAATTTTTCACCTACGCCAGGCAAACATTTCACAATGTGGAGTACCG GAACAACTGCCTATTAAAGCACAGTCCATCCGGAACACCAACCAGTATAAAGGTGCTGAAAAACGTGGCATCTGGATTCTCCCTAAAGTCCTGTGCACTCTCAGAAACTG GCTGCCACATGAACATGTTCCAACGTATGGCATTTTCCGATGTGGACGTTGCCAGAGTCATCACTCCAGATGTTTTTGTCTGTCGAACCATTTGCACCTATCACCCCAACTGCCTCTTCTTCACTTTCTATACCAATGCCTGGAATGTAGAATCGCAAAG GAGAAAACGGTTGGCAGTAAAAGTCTTTTATCTGCGGCCCTTTGGTATTGATAATCCTATGGGGCCTTTGAACAGTGCTGGCAGGGTCACCACTGGGCTTTTGTGG TGTGTAAGCCACAAGGGCATGCTCATGGATCTGCCCATTCCTGGAGATACCTGCTTTGAATTCACCAACACCAGCAGCAACAATCAGGACAGCACAGTCAGCCTGAGATGTGCCTGTAATCCTGTTTTTGGTGAAGTCTCTGTGTTCTGTGGAATCAAGGGTGGTCACATAATACTTGCTGGTCTTGAATTTCCACAGGGAGACATCAATGACGATATCATGCTCGCGTTCAGCTTTCAGTTTATCTGA